TATTTTATATTCGTTTTCACAAATAATTTCAGCGTTTTTCGCGTTTATCATTAAATTTGAAAGATAATATTTGTTATTTATTTTTATTAAGTCTAAATTTTGAACGCGTCGTTGGCTTAATATATCACAAGCCAAACTTCCCTCTGGGATGCCTAAGGTTTTTGCGATTTTATTTTTTTTCCCAATAGGAATAATTCCAACAGTGATTTTTTCTGTTGCGGCGATATTTATTATTTTATCAACAGTTTTATCATTACCGACAGCTATGATTGTTTTTGCTCCTTTTTTAATATTGTCTAATATTAGTTTTTCCGGATTTATCAGCATTGAGGCTCTTTCTATTTTTCCGTTAATTCCTAAATCAACAGCGCGATTTTCTATGCGATGTAGAATCTTTTGATATTTGTTATCACTCAAAAAGGAGTCGTAAAAATAATAATACATAATGAAAAATTATAAAACAGTTATTTTTAAATATTATTTTCCTCGGCTTTTTGAGATTTTTCTTTCATACCAATTTTTTCTTTTCCTGAAATTTCAGACATTTTTATTGAGCCGTTTATTTGGGCGCCAGGTTCAGTTGAAAGAATTTTCGTTTCTATGTCGCCGTCTATTCTTGCTGTTTCCGTTAATTCTAAGCTTTTATTAGCCTTAATATTTCCTTTGATTTTTCCAGAAATCATTATTCTGTTAGCTTGGGCATCTGCTTTGATTTTAGCGTTTTCTCCAATAATTAAATCAGTTCCAACTTTTAGCGATCCTTCCATTTCTCCGTCAATTTGCATTCCTCCGTCTGTTTGAAAATTTCCCTTAACCTTTACAGAGTGTCCAATAATTGTTTCTACACTTTTTTCGTCTATTTGTTGATTTTTAAACATAGATTTAGTATTATTAAAAAGTAAATTAATTATTTTTATTTTAACTAAATATTTAAAAGATGTCAAAATTTTTTTAATTTTTTTATCAGTCTCCATAGTTTAGTGGATAAAACAAAGACCTCCTACTTGCCCGCCTTTGGAGGGAGTCTTAGACGCAGGCCTGTCCCTCACTTTTTATATTTCATTAAGATAAGATTGATATTTAACTTTTAAATAATTTAAGTTTCCGTAGTTCAACGGATAGAACAGGGACCTCCTAAGTCTCAAATACAGGTTCGATTCCTGTCGGAAACACATATTTTTAATGAATAGAAAGTGAGGGATAAAATTTTTGCTGGAGACACTAACAATCAATTATCAATTACGAATTATCAATTACGAATTACGAATTAACGGATTATGAATTAAGTATCAAGTATTAAGTATTGAGCAGATAAGAATTAAATGGTAAAATAAAAGTATTAAGTATTCACCTTGTGAAATCTTTTGCCTTTGGCAAAAGAAAATTAAAATTTTATTATGGTTTTGATTTTTGATTTTTGAATTTTATTTCTGTGTATAAGTTTTGTAAAAAATTTTTACACTTTTTTTATTTTGTGTTATAATTTTAAAAATAATTTTTTTAAATAATTATAATATTAAATTTTATGTTTGATAAAAATTCTTCTTTTCAACCATCTGATAAACAGGATGATCTGCCTAAAATTCCTGCTCAGCCAGCAGACCAAAAAATGGACAATGATAAAAAAGAGCAGGTAGTTGAAGACATTTTTTCGTCAGAAAATAATGAAGCAAAAACAGGAGTTATAACCGAAGAACAGAAAAAAATGGCTGCTAAAGTTTTATCTCCTGATATAAGAGATGATAATGATTATCCGGCTGATAATAATATTAAAAGTCCAAACGCGGCAAAAGACAAATTGCCGAATAAATCAAATAGCAAAATGCTATTTATCATGTTTATTCTATTTGTTATATTATTTTTATCTATTACAGCTATTTGGTATTATATAAATTATATTCAGAATGGAGCAAACGATGTTGATAATATTAGCGAAAACGTTATTTTAAATAAAAATCAAAATGATAATTTTAATATAAATACCAATAAAAAAAATTTAGTTGATAAAAAAGGGGCAGAGAATAAAAATCAGAATATTAACAAAAATACA
This portion of the Patescibacteria group bacterium genome encodes:
- a CDS encoding polymer-forming cytoskeletal protein encodes the protein MFKNQQIDEKSVETIIGHSVKVKGNFQTDGGMQIDGEMEGSLKVGTDLIIGENAKIKADAQANRIMISGKIKGNIKANKSLELTETARIDGDIETKILSTEPGAQINGSIKMSEISGKEKIGMKEKSQKAEENNI
- a CDS encoding diacylglycerol kinase family protein, which gives rise to MSDNKYQKILHRIENRAVDLGINGKIERASMLINPEKLILDNIKKGAKTIIAVGNDKTVDKIINIAATEKITVGIIPIGKKNKIAKTLGIPEGSLACDILSQRRVQNLDLIKINNKYYLSNLMINAKNAEIICENEYKINLLKKQGQIYIYNLANKNEIKKMFKLNQNIDNYFNPNDGLLDLVIKPTKQNLISKVLKIIIKNNPDKIKDVSIIPVKKIKINSKNGKPLIINCENDNIVKTFLDVEISSQKLNIIVGKNRKF